tgGAGCAATGCCAGAAGGGGTTCggttcttcgagggttgcaacttgcttcTACAGGTCtggttgttagagcatctccaaaagaggcaataccgtcaagaatttctgtgaaggccgtggaatgatgacatagccttccatcatcccaaaaggATGAATTAtattccagacatgtttgctcagccagaggacgctgcAGGATGGGTACAACTTTTCGAAAATTTGACTGAGGATCAAGtctagtggatgttcgagtggttccctactgatgAATTCATCATTAGATCCAGGGATTTTTCGcacttggtgttgatcgggttgagGGTCATATACCCTTACGCTCCTTTCAGGGTTATGAGATAAGCAGGCAGGAGACAAATCATACCACGGGTTGCCAAAATGTGTCACTTCAGAGCCAATTTCCAAGGTGACGTCATCCCGTATAAGAATGAAGTGAAACACATGTGGACTTTaaagattattgtggagaaggatactatTGAGCCAGATCGATATCATACGTGCCACTCATACCTTTACCTATTGTGGTTGGAGGACAATATAACTGGGGTCGTTGAGCTAAGGGTCGGGCTAGGAAACAGGGTTATAGACAAGGTTGCTGAAgcagaggtgaagtacaacaatTTACGGAAAAGAGATCGAGAGTCTGAAGCCAAGCATATGGCACTGCACAAGGCTGATATGGAGATGATTAACGAATGGAAAGAAAGAGCTGTTAAATCCAGCGAGAGGCTGGAATACCTGGAATAGAGTTTAATGGAgttggaagggaagatgagaaaaagggtcaccgactgccagaaagccgaaggaaatgaaggagggcaCCTGGCAAGGGCATTCCTGCTGTTGAACCTGCACGAGATGGGAGAattgatcgacaagagcatctagtctagagagggtccttctgggaccaagaagattagatttatttgctttcctttcaaatgtaataaggccaagagcCATTAATGACATTATCTTATCTAGTTTCATTTTGGTTCGTTTACTTTTACTTTAATAAAATgaagcaattattggcactaaattttaccaaatttatttgtcgctaggcctacctcgggcacaacgaggctcccaaattatgACACGAATTTATATTCCCgcaatatgtatttaaatattGCATATATtttagaatccttactgacttgtctaccttttatttttctttattctttattctcatcccctaaagttggttcgctcatactggaATCATCAGCAtatctgataactagggattatggttcattttacactccttcttacttgagttttgattaaaaatatatacaaaacagtctcaaaggcttacatgttatacttgtttgcagggtttggtccaAAAGGTGACcattagtcaaaaccagctcaaagaggagtgaaacatgcacaagtaccaagaacaactCCAGGCATAGTGCAATaggtccactgcggccgcattccatttgatgcggtctgcagtgaggagattcagagagtgcaTAATTCGAAAAACTAAGCATTGCGGCCGCAAAgtattttatgcggaccgcaatggactcactgcggccgcactcgatattgtgcgGTACGCACCGatggagttcagagagttggagtTTGGAGATTTACTGCCAATACGGTTCACGGTCCTCTTTGTGTGGACCGCAAAAGAAGCCACcgtggccgcggtgcattttatgcagcCCGCaatggccaagttcagagagcagagatTTAAAGCCAAAAGCCTCActgtggccgcactcgattttgtatGGACCGCACTacccccacaggggtatttttgttcagaaaattcagcctagtataaatagtttcttttcccatttttaggtcatgagTTGTATTCTAACTTTCAACTACGCTTGTGAACAGTAGTTcttaaccattttgagtaattttagagtagttttatcattgaatcttcaagaattagcttgtaattaaatcttatgggtttttcttcatctatttctttattttcttctattatcatgagtagctagacccattagctagggttgtggctcaaccctagtgtgggtatttgatgggtcttgaggtttaaggcttgaatgtctatgggtgtttgatatttggactaatttgtgtttttcatgttgaattagtggttgcaaacactaatttgtgcctatttgacttgggttcttcttgagaaagagaacttgattctaggaaaattagtccaacaaggaattggggcgtatttaAGAGACtgatagctccaattaaagggttctagagatagtaatacccgacttgaacctaaattgcttgcacaaattatcatacccaattggtcttgagaaagtcaattagggaaaaatcactcaaactatcaagaggtatagagtgagaagtttcgtgcattggttatatcgtaatccccaataTGACTACAttgccttagactcgagaatccgtcaagtatccacctaggagaaagccacttccctagtgcctccttaactatttagacaacttTTCAAatatcttactcttagcttaatttagcttaatttagcatcttattagcataatattagaagtaatcaaaaTACCAATGAtgtttggaagagtaattaagagcaattacacatttctagtttagataggaatccaatttccacttctagctccctgtggaattcgatcccgaccatctcaggtaaaagctacttcgaccactctcgctactttgtagtggtgcagggttggctccgatcaatatcacaccagatctagaggctcCCCACCTCCTCCTCTaagcaatacaaaaggcaaaCTAAAAGCAATattggatgacttaagtggtatccaaaaggagaatgttgagaacgcagaaacttcagatggaCGGAGTACTCTGGCActaaatgatctagtcttgagattggaacaaaagatattagaGTTACAAGGAGAGCTCGAgaaggtccgcaacttggcaaacttgtcactcaccttgAATGTCCCctacatcaaccaacaaaacacaaagaacccagcacctccccaaaacacaccaaaccaacatccgCAAAACCCTCTTGCACCGCATCAATACGTAACCCCACCCCAAATTCTCAAAcccttaccaataccaactccaccacaacccCACCATCAActaattcagtacccaccaaccactacttaccacactccccaaaacacaccacaacccattcccgatcctcaaaactctaccaatgaccaccactacacccaggcactgggcactcaccaaaacaaccccatatacatGGAAATCgtgcctcactctatccaaccaatctcctataccccagaatcctccgagaaggacctactcattcaaaacatggttgaagaactcaagaagctgacaaGTTGAGTTcagggtatgaacccggcaaggggcttgggaagaatctttAGGGTATCACTAAACTAATACGATTAAAGGGTCATAGTACTACTTTTGGGCTCGGATATCAGTACACATGGAAAGAATACAATGATTGGTTGCTTCCATAGcgcggaccgtattaccctctcgagcaaccagtgccacatctggatcaagcttttcaccaagctgatacaatatgagGAACTGAAGAAGAGAAAGCATTagttgggttgaagaatttgttcctgGAGGACGAAGACATGGACTGTAGTGCAATaattaaggaggaggaggaagaaggcctcaccattcagactgtgaagaaaggagttgttctcaggaactggaccgccataccatcccgggcccgccgagtccctgggtagcttggcagatttatagccattctaggcatttaagattttcagtaattttgtttttaaaagactcacttgtttcaaaataaatgctcgattcatcgagccatactcgtttggatgttttaagtattaatcaaatgcattgctctttattatttattgttatctttcatatttttctttctaaagcgttattgttacttttcctgatgaatcgGTGACTGtaacatgtaatgaggcaacgcaacatgagaatagtgactcagatgaagaagatgagatactcggggaagttgtcagggaggttgaaaactttgagaataagcctaagtccaacctggacgagaccgaagcaaTAAATTTGGGGGACAccaagaccgtcaaggagactcgcatcagcatttatttgtcaccaacagagaaagaGGAGTACATTCGTTTCTTAAAGGAGTACGAGGaaatttttgcatggtcatatgatgatatgaccggtttgagcatgtccatagtagctcacaagttgcctactaatctcATGTGTCCGCTAGTAAAGCAGAAACTCCAAAAGTTCAAACCGGATATAAgcctgaaaatcaaagaggaagttaccaagcagatcaaagccaaagttctcagggttatggagtacccaacctggttagccaacattgtgtcagttccgaagaaAAATGGGAAAGTCATAGTATGTGTTAACTATCAGGACTTAatcagagcaagtcccaaagatgactttccactgccaaatatacacatcttgattgataactgcgccaagcataaACTCCAatctttgtagattgcttcgcgggttatcaccggatttggatggacgaagaagatgcggagaaaatagcttttattacaccatgggggtatactactacaagatgatgccatttggtttcaAGAATGGCGGGGCTacctatatgagagccatgacaaccatcttttatgatatgatacacaaggagatagtgGTGTATGTTGATggcgtcatcatcaaatccaagagggtcgcagatcacatagccgacttgagaaagttctttgacaggttaaggaggtacaatttaaaactgaacctcgtaaagtgtgcattcggggttcccgtaggaaagttattgggattcattgtcagccgtCGAGGGATAGAGTtagatccatctaaagtcaaggctattcaggagttaccgccaCCTAGAAGCAAAAAGGACTTGATGAGATTCTTGGGACATCGCAAGTATACCAGTCatttcatagcacagtccacagccatatgtgaacccatcttcgagatgctgaggaaagatgccgagacaagttggatcgaggattgttagaaagcttttgacaagatcaaggagtacctgtccacaccaccggtTTTAGTCTAGCCAGAGTTGGGacggcctttgctactctatctatttgtgttggatggagccttcggatgcattctaggacaacatgatgagacaggaagaaaagagcaattcatatattacttgagtaagaagttcatgccttacgaagcacggtactctctgctaAACCTCACTTGCTATGCTTTAACTTGGAcggcccagaagttgaggcattacttctgtgcctatactatatacctcatatccaagatggatcctttgaaatacatatttcagaaaaaccatgccaactgggaagttagccaagtggcagatactattaagtgagtttgatatcgtctacgtaactcaaaaagcggtcaaaggacaagaattagcagatcatcttgctaaaaattcagtgggaggagaatatgagcccttgaaaacgtattttcctaataaagaagtgtcattcgtagggGAAGACATTATCGAaacatacgacggttggaggatgttctttgacggagcttcaaatttcaaaggagtgggcattagaGCAGTTTTGGTATTAGAAACCGATCAACTTTATCCGGTATCTACTAAACTGtgatttccctacaccaacaacatggcagaatatgaagcatgcatactaggactcaacatggcagtcgacatgaatattcaggagctgctggtaatcggtgatttagatttgcttgtgcaccaggtccaaggagagtgggccaccaaaaactccaagatattgccatatttgcaccatgtgcaggaattgagaaagaggttcacgaagatagagttccgacatgtgcccaaaattcagaatgagtttgccgatgcgttggccactttatcatccatgatacagcatctAGATAGGAATTATATTGATCTCATTCCGGTAAGAATTCATAATCAGTCGGCGTATTGtgtccatgttgaagaagaaacagatggaaaatcTTGGTTCCATGACAACAAAGAGTATTTGGCGAAAGGGGAATATCCGGAGCATGTGAACCACACTTAGAAactcacactccggagattgtccaatcacttcttccacagcggaggaaacttgtacatgAGAactctcgatttgggattttcgacgcaaaagaagcttctaagctacttgaggaaatacatgctgggacctgcggcccacacatgaatggttttgtcttggctaagaagatacttagggccggttacttttggatgaccatggaaacagatTGCATCCAATATGTCTAtaaatgctaccaatgtcaagtgcacGCCGATATGATAAGAGTgtcaccaaatgagctcaatgccacAAGCTCATCTTGGCCATTCGCTGcttagggaatggatgtcatcggtccgattgAGCTAGCTGCTTCAaacagacacaggtttattctggtagccattgattacttcacaaaatgggtagaggctgcatcttacaaagctgtaaccaagaaggtcATCGCATACTTTGTCAAAGATCATATCATTTGCCGATTCGAAGTACGCGAGTCCATTGTTACCgataatgctgccaatctcaacagtaATCTGATGAAAGTCATGTgtaaaactttcaaaatcaaacacaagaattccacagcctatagacctcagatgaatggagccatagaagtcgccaataaaaacatcaagaagatactaaggaagatggtagaaaaccacaaacaatggcacgagaaacttCTTTTTGCtctgttgggataccgcaccacggttcacacatcaaccggggcaactccttacatgttggtttatggtaccgagacTGTCATCCCatccgaggtagagattccttctctaagaatcatacaggaaaccTAACTCAGCAATGCAGAAtcgataaggagccgctatgaacaattggccctcatagatagaaaaaggatgaacgcagtatgtcacggtcagctttaccaGAATAGGATggccagagctttcaacaaaagggtcaaaccaaggcaatttgcactaGGACAGTTAgtgttgaagaagatcttcccacatcaagatgaaaccaaaaggaaattctctcccaactagcagcgtctgtacatggttcacatggtgctaacaggaggagcactcatacttacaGAAATAGACGAAgcaatctggccaaaaccaatcaattcagacgcagtcaagagatactatacttagattatttacatttcctcatctgatatgattgaactacacttgacctgattcttgtttaagaggggatacgtaggtagccttatgggttcggtcatatcataataaaatttctattttccCCAAAGtcggaaactggggtagaattttaaggaggactcTTAAAATTCTAACATAAGAAAGCTGCAATATCTTTGAAATGTGTtatagtcactagttcatctaaaattacttgatatatcaatatctttctaaaataactctatttttatcaataattgcatattttcgaaaactctattttcgTAACAGCCAAGTTACCTAGGGAAACTCAAACAAAGCAAGGCCAGCGGACAAAGaaacgaaccaacctccccctcacaaaacttacaattttcttTGATCTCAGGCACATCTGACGTAACGGTAACATCCGCAAATATATACACGTAACAAGGTCACTATCAAGCAGTCCACCAGACACCGAacatatctccagctaagaaatataccactcttatttgctactcgctctttgcatgaggctaatccctgcctccatacttacatgaggctaatctctgcatccctacttgcatgaggataacccttacctccatatttgcatgagggtaatccctgcctccctacttgcatgaggctaatccttgcctccatatttgcatgaggctaatccctaccttcatacttgcatgaggctaatcactgcctccataattgcatgaggctaatccctgcctccatatctgtgtaacgctaatccttgcctccataattgcatgagggtaatccatgcctccctacctgcatgaggctaatccctgcctccatacttgcataaggctaatccatgcctccctacttgcatgaggctaatccttgcctccatatttgcatgaggctaatacctgcctccctacttgcatgaggctaatccctacctccatatatgcatgaggttaatccatgcctccctacttgcatgaggctaatccttgcctccatatttgtatgaggctaatccctacctccctacttgcatgaggctaatccttgcctccctacttgcatgaggctaatccttgcctccatatttgcgtgaggttaatccttacctccatatctgcatgaggctaatccttgcctctatactggcatgaggctaatccctgcctccctatctgcatgaggctaatacttgcctccatgTTTGTATGGGGCTAATCCCTGcatccctacttgcatgaggctaatcactgcctccatatttgcatgaggctaatccttgcctccatacctgcatgaggctaatctctgcctccacatttgcatgggactaagcattgtcccccttacataaatattgctctattctagtactatctacttgtttttcaatcgggctaagctctgcccttcatttcacaagactaagccttgtttTGGTATCACCATATTACTGCAcctcatgggctaaaatatcgtcattctatccaaaggcgtcatagtctaaaaggcatcatcctcatagccggaagacaccatgccatggcctgaggatccctcaaatttgcatatcattattcaaaggcgtcatggttggGAGGCACCATCTACATGACCCGAGAACACCATtacatggcctgcgaatccctcactaaacaactcatggaccaggacatcatggtccgaggatGCCATCCTTAACCGTTCAAAGataactttcatggtccaaaggaaatctgcatcatgtttaaatttagcACAAATACATATCTGTAGCATTtctttatctgcaggtgaccagCAAGCAACCCTATCCTAGAAGGAGCAGCCTCGCTCCAGTTCTTTCAAATTACCTCAAACCTAACCATTCACCATGACCTCTCTTGCATCTCGTGTCTgttcttgcaatgacttcatcggtatattccgtcaatgaatccagaactatacatggcctgattcctgtaaaaccagggatatgtaggcagctcaaagatcAGAGTCCGGCctttgtctttcaaaacatcccgtccagtcaaaattggccatcatttctttatcggaaaactctttcatccttcccgggtaaagaggggcagctgttgataccctaTTTTTTTCATAATATTTCAAACTATGCTtgggcatcaattagtatttttcatataatttttgcattttttaaaatattttaacttatttctcccaacatttattttataaaacaatcattaaattgcatcacaaaatagttttaataatttttatggcttaattttatcatttgtatTGGTATTAAGtctcaattattgcacaaatagccacatctATATTTTTAGGATACgattgcaattactttgcaattatagcctatgcatgtattattatattattttatcgaaaaatagccttttatatttttaaaatgttacgTAATTACTTTAAAACATTTCCATGcatcaaaatcattttttataatttattagccatttttaaaattgttttagcaattaattatgtatttaacaaatagccccattttatttaaaacttagcctatcaactagcccaattttaacccaatacccagcccaattttaacctaaacctacccaggcccaatacccatctgccccaacccaatacccggccaaatcctggatgttgatcgttttgatcaacggtctaggtttcccccttcctaaattaaacctaatgccccccccccaaaccctctcatttccCTCACCGTCCCTGTTGTCACCTAATCCTCTAATCTCTCAAATGCTCTCGAACCTAACCTAATcggccggctgcaagccaaggctggaaaTTGCATAATACCCTGCtcacatcttgtgttttctttctttaaactaggtatgcttctgattaattttaagaatcaaaacctatgtgtttacttactgCTTTAGTTCATACTGCCTGAGTTCATTCTTGCTTTTGTTTACTGCCTACCCAGCATGCCCAATACTGCCTATTCGAAGTTGTAATTAGCATGTTTCCACTTTACTTGCATGTTTGCTATGTCTATATATGAGACTAAGCATGTTTGACTAACTTCTATCTATATAGCATGCTTAGACTCTGCCTTTGTGTAATTAGCATGCCTTCACCTGTTAATACTCGCCTAGCACCTAAGTCTTTGCATGTTCTATTTCACTACTACTAAGTTAGTCAAAAGTGATTCTAGTTGTGTGGTTTAGATGTCTTCAACAAGTTTCTGTTGCAATCTTTGCTGCATTCTACCTACTAGTTCTATGGAACCCCCCTCAAAACTCTATGTGTCATGTTGTTTGTGTGCTTCATTAAGATGTACTTTCTATGTTCCCAATCTCTCTTCCCTTGTGTGAAAGCTGCTTGCCAAAGTTACTTCCT
The Nicotiana sylvestris chromosome 11, ASM39365v2, whole genome shotgun sequence DNA segment above includes these coding regions:
- the LOC138881385 gene encoding uncharacterized protein, yielding MELEGKMRKRVTDCQKAEGNEGGHLARAFLLVGSDQYHTRSRGSPPPPLSNTKGKLKAILDDLSGIQKENVENAETSDGRSTLALNDLVLRLEQKILELQGELEKVRNLANFVIVTFPDESVTVTCNEATQHENSDSDEEDEILGEVVREVENFENKPKSNLDETEAINLGDTKTVKETRISIYLSPTEKEEYIRFLKEYEEIFAWSYDDMTGLSMSIVAHKLPTNLMCPLVKQKLQKFKPDISLKIKEEVTKQIKAKVLRVMEYPTWLANIVSVPKKNGKVIVCVNYQDLIRASPKDDFPLPNIHILIDNCAKHKLQSL